From the Primulina tabacum isolate GXHZ01 chromosome 3, ASM2559414v2, whole genome shotgun sequence genome, one window contains:
- the LOC142539387 gene encoding LOW QUALITY PROTEIN: transcription factor SRM1-like (The sequence of the model RefSeq protein was modified relative to this genomic sequence to represent the inferred CDS: deleted 1 base in 1 codon): protein MPASESSSSSWKREHDIQFERALATYPEDLSDRWEKIAADVSGKSVEEVKHHYELLVDDVNRIESGFIQVPCYNSSSDGSSSHGGDEGNGKKGGNLGLLNSDSNHGSKSSRSDQERRKGIAWTEDEHRLFLLGLEKYGKGDWRSISRNFVVTRTPTQVASHAQKYFIRLNSINKDRRRSSIHDITSVNNGDVSVPQGPITGQANGSTVGGSSGKLNKQPPQSSGIAMYGAPSMVQPIGGALVSAVGTPVNLPPPHLAYVVVPGAPVGPPTYPIPHPPVSR, encoded by the exons ATGCCCGCAAGTGAATCAAGTAGCTCTTCTTGGAAAAGGGAGCATGATATTCAATTTGAAAGAGCATTAGCAACGTACCCCGAGGATTTGTCTGATAGATGGGAGAAAATTGCAGCTGATGTCTCCGGAAAATCAGTGGAAGAGGTTAAACATCACTATGAACTGTTAGTGGACGATGTTAATCGGATCGAGTCTGGCTTCATACAGGTGCCTTGTTATAACTCTTCCTCGGATGGTTCGAGCAGCCATGGCGGTGATGAAGGGAAT GGTAAGAAAGGTGGCAACTTGGGGCTACTGAACAGTGACTCCAATCATGGAAGTAAGTCTTCAAGGTCAGATCAGGAGCGACGCAAGGGGATTGCTTGGACAGAGGATGAACACAG ATTGTTTCTTCTTGgtttggaaaaatatggaaaaggCGATTGGCGAAGCATTTCCCGAAATTTTGTGGTGACGAGGACACCAACTCAAGTGGCCAGCCATGCCCAGAAGTATTTTATTCGTTTGAACTCTATCAACAAAGACAGGAGGCGTTCCAGCATTCACGACATCACTAGTGTCAACAATGGGGACGTGTCTGTACCCCAAGGTCCAATAACCGGTCAAGCCAATGGTTCTACTGTGGGAGGTTCGTCAGGCAAATTGAACAAACAACCTCCTCAATCCTCAGGCATTGCTATGTATGGGGCTCCTTCTATGGTACAACCGATCGGAGGAGCCCTGGTTTCTGCGGTTGGGACTCCTGTTAATCTTCCACCACCACATCTAGCATATGTAGTCGTTCCGGGTGCTCCGGTAGGTCCTCCGACTTACCCCATACCCCACCCACCTGTTAGCAGGTGA